A single window of Pseudoduganella plicata DNA harbors:
- a CDS encoding penicillin acylase family protein — MWHILIALVCGALLAGCGDGGIAPRSGRGAELVRTSHGVVHVRADDFGGIGFGLAYAYAEDNVCMLADTLLTVRGERSRYFGGDAGPTIGKNGEYSVAIDYLNQHTFDLRNEDSDFFFKAYLDVQQLRAGYAAASPDARALLHGYVAGYNQYLREHGHALPAACRGAPWVKPIGIDDIYLLIAEKAIHASGQVFPHQILAAARDAQGGVRLAAAVPAPQWPAMGLGSNGVALGGDVTVNGKGMLLANPHYPWFSTDRFYQVHLTVPGVYDVMGVSLGGLPTVLIGFNKDIAWTHTVTKAAHFTTFRLRRDKRDAAGLTYLVDGAPERMTERVVEVQLRQADGSQRARRKTFYYTRLGILMDAPGLPIDSGDFVVLGTRTATIQGLWTNGWPWAVPTAYGRCGRRWPVSWACRG; from the coding sequence ATGTGGCACATATTGATTGCGCTTGTTTGCGGCGCCTTGCTGGCGGGCTGCGGGGACGGCGGCATCGCACCGCGTTCGGGGCGCGGTGCCGAGCTGGTGCGCACGTCGCATGGCGTCGTCCACGTCCGGGCTGACGATTTTGGCGGCATCGGCTTCGGCCTTGCGTACGCGTATGCCGAAGACAATGTCTGCATGCTGGCCGATACCTTGCTGACCGTGCGCGGCGAGCGATCGCGCTACTTTGGCGGCGATGCCGGTCCGACCATCGGCAAAAATGGCGAATACAGCGTTGCCATCGATTACCTGAACCAGCATACGTTCGACCTGCGCAATGAAGACAGCGATTTTTTCTTCAAGGCCTACCTCGACGTGCAGCAGCTGCGTGCCGGCTATGCTGCCGCCAGTCCGGACGCGAGGGCGCTGCTGCATGGCTACGTTGCCGGCTACAACCAGTATCTGCGCGAGCACGGCCACGCATTGCCTGCCGCCTGTCGCGGCGCACCATGGGTGAAGCCGATCGGCATTGACGACATATATCTCCTCATCGCGGAGAAAGCAATCCATGCATCGGGCCAGGTCTTCCCGCACCAGATCCTGGCCGCGGCACGCGATGCGCAAGGCGGCGTGCGTCTCGCAGCAGCGGTGCCTGCGCCGCAGTGGCCGGCGATGGGGCTGGGCAGCAACGGCGTCGCGCTGGGTGGCGACGTGACCGTCAATGGCAAGGGGATGCTGCTCGCCAATCCACACTATCCCTGGTTCAGCACGGACCGCTTCTATCAGGTCCATCTGACAGTGCCCGGTGTCTACGACGTGATGGGCGTCAGCCTGGGCGGCCTGCCGACGGTGCTTATCGGCTTTAACAAGGATATCGCGTGGACCCATACGGTAACGAAAGCCGCGCACTTCACCACGTTCCGGCTACGGCGCGACAAGCGCGATGCGGCGGGCCTTACCTATCTCGTCGACGGCGCGCCCGAGAGGATGACGGAGCGCGTCGTCGAAGTCCAGCTGCGCCAGGCGGACGGCTCGCAGCGCGCGCGTCGCAAGACCTTCTATTACACCAGGTTGGGCATATTGATGGACGCGCCTGGGCTGCCGATCGACAGTGGCGATTTCGTCGTGCTGGGGACCCGAACCGCAACAATACAAGGCTTGTGGACCAATGGCTGGCCATGGGCCGTGCCGACAGCGTACGGTCGCTGCGGGCGGCGCTGGCCCGTATCATGGGCCTGCCGTGGGTGA
- a CDS encoding B12-binding domain-containing radical SAM protein, which translates to MTILLSTLNARYTHASLGLRYLSANMGELREQTRIQEFVIGAKTTELVERILATQPKIVGFGVYIWNVEETTKLVAMLKRVAPHVVVVLGGPEISHETNEQAIVQLADYVVTGWGDVTFPKLCGEILHGPKPLMKVHAGVQPPMADIALPYSLYSNEDIAHRTLYVEASRGCPFKCEFCLSALDKTAWPFNIDAFLAEMEALYARGARLFKFVDRTFNLNIKTSLKIMQFFLDKLAANPDDPVYAHFELVPDHLPDALKEGIARFPPGALQFEIGIQSFNPVVQANISRKQDNGKAADNIRWLCEHSHVHMHVDLIAGLPGETVESFAEGFDKLWALGPHEIQFGILKRLRGTPIIRHTQEFGLVFDPHPPYTILANRDIDFPTMQRLVRFARYWDLVANSGRFNHTIHVLLGARPFDGFMAFSDWLYANTDATHRIALDRLAALVGRWLQHQGMGAGDAAQLLARDGHGVKQKVGTTAAPQRQARHLAA; encoded by the coding sequence ATGACGATCCTGCTCTCCACCCTGAACGCCCGCTACACCCACGCCTCGCTGGGCTTACGTTATCTGTCAGCCAATATGGGCGAGCTGCGCGAGCAGACGCGCATCCAGGAATTCGTCATCGGTGCGAAGACAACGGAGCTGGTGGAACGCATCCTGGCGACGCAGCCGAAGATCGTCGGCTTCGGTGTCTATATATGGAACGTCGAAGAAACGACCAAACTCGTCGCGATGCTGAAAAGGGTGGCGCCCCACGTCGTCGTCGTCCTGGGCGGGCCGGAGATTTCGCACGAGACGAACGAACAGGCCATCGTGCAGCTGGCCGACTACGTCGTCACCGGCTGGGGCGACGTCACCTTCCCCAAGCTGTGCGGCGAAATCCTGCACGGCCCCAAGCCGCTGATGAAGGTCCATGCGGGCGTGCAGCCACCGATGGCCGACATCGCCCTGCCCTACTCTTTATATAGCAACGAGGACATCGCGCACCGCACGCTCTACGTCGAAGCCTCGCGCGGCTGCCCGTTCAAGTGCGAATTCTGCCTGTCCGCGCTGGACAAGACGGCGTGGCCATTCAATATCGACGCCTTCCTCGCGGAGATGGAGGCGCTGTATGCGCGCGGCGCCCGTCTCTTCAAATTCGTCGACCGCACGTTCAACCTGAACATCAAGACCAGCCTCAAAATCATGCAGTTCTTCCTGGATAAGCTGGCCGCCAATCCCGACGATCCTGTATACGCCCACTTCGAGCTGGTGCCCGACCACCTGCCCGACGCGCTCAAGGAAGGCATCGCCCGGTTCCCGCCGGGAGCGCTGCAGTTCGAGATCGGCATCCAGAGTTTCAATCCCGTCGTGCAGGCGAACATCAGCCGCAAGCAGGATAACGGCAAGGCGGCCGACAATATCCGCTGGCTGTGCGAGCACTCGCACGTGCACATGCACGTCGATCTCATTGCCGGCCTGCCTGGGGAGACGGTGGAGAGCTTTGCCGAGGGCTTCGACAAGCTGTGGGCCCTTGGCCCGCACGAAATCCAGTTCGGCATCCTGAAACGCCTGCGCGGCACGCCGATCATCCGCCACACGCAGGAATTCGGTCTGGTGTTCGATCCGCACCCGCCGTACACCATCCTGGCCAACCGCGACATCGACTTCCCGACGATGCAGCGGCTGGTGCGCTTCGCCCGCTATTGGGACCTGGTTGCCAACTCGGGCCGCTTCAACCATACGATCCACGTGCTGCTGGGCGCACGCCCGTTCGACGGCTTTATGGCATTCTCCGACTGGCTGTATGCAAACACGGATGCCACCCACCGCATCGCGCTCGACCGGCTGGCTGCGCTGGTCGGCCGCTGGCTGCAACACCAGGGCATGGGCGCCGGCGACGCGGCGCAATTGCTTGCCCGGGACGGCCATGGCGTGAAGCAGAAAGTCGGTACTACGGCGGCACCGCAGCGGCAAGCGCGCCACCTGGCCGCCTAG
- a CDS encoding ABC transporter ATP-binding protein, which translates to MSDVTNNTLEPGDEDRSCSEVPSELTLDGSVPVVEICGLQTKFGRTVIHNDLDLTIEQGEILSIVGGSGTGKTVLLRQMLGLEKPSKGCVRIFGEDITQAKAEQLQLLRNHWGMLFQEGALYSALTVFENIAQPMRELRVLPNDLVRDAVLLKMNMVGLGPEHANKMPSDLSGGMVKRVALARALALEPKLLFLDEPTAGLDPDRSESFVSLIKSLHRELGLTVVMVTHDLDSLFALSTRIAVLAEKHVIAVGPTKDVIRVEHPFIKEFFLGDRGKRALEALD; encoded by the coding sequence ATGAGCGATGTGACAAACAATACGCTCGAGCCCGGCGACGAAGACCGCAGCTGCTCGGAAGTGCCGAGCGAACTGACGCTCGATGGCAGCGTGCCCGTGGTGGAAATTTGCGGCCTGCAGACGAAGTTCGGCCGCACGGTGATCCACAACGACCTCGATCTGACGATTGAACAGGGCGAGATCCTGTCCATCGTGGGGGGCTCCGGCACGGGCAAGACGGTGCTGCTGCGCCAGATGCTGGGGCTGGAAAAGCCCAGCAAGGGCTGCGTGCGGATCTTTGGCGAAGACATCACGCAGGCCAAGGCGGAACAGCTGCAACTGCTGCGCAACCACTGGGGCATGCTGTTCCAGGAAGGCGCGCTGTATTCGGCGCTGACGGTGTTCGAGAACATCGCCCAGCCGATGCGCGAGCTGCGCGTGCTGCCCAACGACCTGGTGCGCGATGCCGTGCTGCTGAAAATGAACATGGTCGGGCTGGGGCCCGAACATGCGAACAAGATGCCATCCGACCTGTCCGGCGGGATGGTCAAGCGGGTCGCACTGGCGCGCGCCCTGGCGCTGGAGCCGAAGCTGCTGTTCCTGGACGAGCCCACGGCGGGCCTCGATCCGGACCGCTCGGAGAGCTTCGTTTCGCTGATCAAATCCCTGCACCGCGAACTGGGGCTGACGGTGGTGATGGTCACGCACGACCTGGACTCGCTGTTCGCGCTGTCCACCCGTATCGCCGTGCTGGCGGAAAAGCACGTGATCGCGGTAGGGCCGACGAAGGACGTGATCCGCGTCGAGCATCCGTTTATCAAGGAGTTCTTCCTGGGCGACCGCGGCAAGCGGGCCCTCGAAGCGCTCGATTAA
- a CDS encoding penicillin acylase family protein gives MMALTAQADAAAGVRSEVARTTYGIVHVKANDYRSLGYGTAYAYAQDNVCMLADTLLTVRGERSRYFGGEAPATQPKNGEYGAAMDTFYKLRNVDSDFFFKGYLDLEQLRAGYAAGSADVRELLAGYADGYNRFLSDHQARLPKACRGAAWVKPIGIDDVYLLIAEKSLHASGEAFASAILAASRDPSAPLPALGDTMPEATQPLPTGMKAGVGSNAIAFGSEATANGRGLLLGNPHYPWTSTDRFYQLHLTIPGKYDAMGVSLGGLPMVSIGFNKDVAWTHTVTAAYHFTTFVLTLDPSDPTGTTYVYDGAPVKMTERRVSVDVLQADGSIAKKQRAFYFSKHGAVIVMPQSGVDWTRYSAFVLGDANRLNTRLAEQWLAIGKADSVEALRRSANAITGLPWVNTIAADSDGNAMYLDASAVPHVAPERFASNCMLVPALVGLDGSRSECEWGQDADTPKGLFGAANTPVLVRKDYVANSNDNYWLANARSPLMGPAPYGYSPLYGQPGTAQSLRTRIGLLQIESALGDGRFLRAEDLSGLLFRNRVYAAELVLPELLKACFKSHDLRLLAPCTVLSAWDRKANADSRGAVLFREFWNMARVLPGLWSVPFNPADPVNTPRGVSATAMPALLDALRGATDKLQSLGVPLYGRLGDYQTQTRNGRRIGLHGGQGDEDGVFNVVTMASDLTSSGYRDVAWGTSYVQLVGFDHAGPVAKGLLTYGQSVDPQSPYYADQLSLFTQKTLVTLPFTEAQIRTDRNYTRMVLTDK, from the coding sequence ATGATGGCACTAACGGCGCAAGCGGATGCGGCCGCCGGTGTGCGCAGCGAAGTCGCGCGCACTACCTACGGCATCGTGCACGTCAAAGCCAACGATTACCGTAGCCTTGGCTATGGCACGGCGTATGCCTACGCGCAGGACAACGTCTGCATGCTGGCCGACACGCTGCTGACGGTGCGTGGCGAGCGTTCGCGCTACTTTGGCGGCGAGGCTCCCGCCACGCAGCCGAAAAACGGCGAGTACGGCGCGGCAATGGACACGTTCTACAAGCTGCGCAACGTGGACAGCGATTTCTTCTTCAAGGGCTATCTGGACCTTGAGCAGCTGCGCGCCGGCTATGCCGCCGGCTCGGCCGACGTGCGCGAGCTCCTGGCCGGTTATGCCGACGGCTACAATCGTTTTCTGAGCGATCACCAGGCGCGCCTGCCGAAGGCCTGCCGTGGCGCGGCATGGGTAAAGCCGATCGGCATCGACGACGTGTACCTGCTCATTGCCGAGAAATCGCTGCACGCCTCCGGCGAAGCGTTCGCCAGCGCCATTCTTGCGGCATCGCGCGACCCGTCCGCGCCGCTGCCGGCACTTGGCGACACCATGCCCGAGGCCACACAGCCCCTGCCGACCGGCATGAAGGCCGGGGTGGGCAGCAATGCGATCGCGTTCGGCAGCGAGGCAACCGCGAACGGGCGCGGCCTGCTGCTGGGCAATCCGCACTATCCGTGGACCAGCACCGACCGCTTCTATCAACTGCACCTGACCATTCCCGGCAAGTACGATGCAATGGGCGTCAGCCTGGGTGGCCTGCCGATGGTCTCCATCGGCTTCAACAAGGATGTAGCGTGGACGCATACCGTCACGGCGGCCTACCACTTCACCACGTTCGTGCTCACGCTCGATCCGTCCGATCCGACCGGGACGACGTACGTCTATGACGGTGCGCCCGTCAAGATGACCGAGCGGCGCGTCAGCGTCGATGTCCTGCAGGCCGACGGCTCCATCGCCAAGAAGCAGCGCGCCTTCTACTTCAGCAAGCACGGCGCCGTGATCGTCATGCCGCAATCCGGCGTGGACTGGACGCGCTACAGCGCCTTCGTCCTGGGCGATGCCAATCGCCTCAACACGCGTCTGGCCGAACAGTGGCTGGCTATCGGCAAGGCTGACAGCGTCGAGGCACTGCGGCGCAGCGCGAATGCCATCACGGGTCTGCCTTGGGTGAATACCATCGCCGCAGACAGCGACGGCAACGCCATGTATCTTGATGCCAGCGCGGTGCCGCACGTGGCCCCGGAGCGCTTCGCGTCCAACTGCATGCTGGTACCGGCCCTTGTCGGTCTCGACGGCTCGCGCAGCGAATGCGAATGGGGCCAGGACGCCGATACGCCCAAGGGGCTGTTCGGCGCGGCCAATACGCCGGTATTGGTCCGCAAGGATTATGTGGCAAATTCAAACGACAACTACTGGCTCGCCAATGCCAGGTCGCCGCTGATGGGGCCTGCTCCATACGGCTACTCGCCGCTGTACGGCCAGCCCGGCACGGCGCAATCGCTTCGTACGCGTATCGGGCTGCTGCAGATCGAGTCGGCGCTGGGCGACGGCCGCTTCCTGCGTGCGGAGGACTTGTCAGGCTTGTTGTTCCGCAACCGCGTCTATGCGGCGGAACTGGTTCTGCCTGAGCTGCTGAAGGCATGCTTCAAATCGCACGACCTGCGCCTGCTCGCGCCCTGCACGGTGCTCAGCGCGTGGGATCGCAAGGCCAATGCCGACAGCCGCGGCGCCGTGCTGTTCCGCGAGTTCTGGAACATGGCGCGCGTGCTGCCGGGACTGTGGTCGGTACCGTTCAACCCCGCCGACCCGGTCAACACGCCCCGCGGTGTCTCGGCAACGGCCATGCCTGCGCTGCTGGACGCGTTGCGCGGCGCGACAGACAAGCTGCAGTCGTTGGGTGTGCCGCTCTACGGCCGGCTGGGCGACTACCAGACGCAGACCCGCAACGGCCGGCGTATTGGCCTGCATGGCGGCCAGGGCGACGAGGATGGCGTCTTCAACGTAGTCACGATGGCGAGCGATCTGACGTCCTCCGGCTACCGCGACGTGGCGTGGGGCACGAGCTATGTCCAGCTGGTCGGCTTCGATCACGCGGGACCGGTGGCGAAAGGCTTGCTGACGTATGGCCAGTCGGTCGACCCGCAGTCGCCGTACTACGCGGACCAGCTGTCGCTGTTCACGCAGAAGACGCTTGTGACGCTGCCGTTCACGGAGGCGCAGATCCGCACCGACCGCAACTACACACGGATGGTCCTGACGGACAAGTAG
- a CDS encoding ABC-type transport auxiliary lipoprotein family protein, with the protein MTQLSSPRLAAILACAAILAGCASSKGPGQTSYDFGPLGAPASSQATPAASTFPALVVADVTGPAMLDNQRMFYRLMYADAQQSRPYAYNQWSATPLQLLSQRFKARIAQGGVKVLSTTDASGGVPLLRLEADEFSQNFDGVARSSATLVLRASVFRSHQLVDQRTFTRTLPAPSADAPGGARALAGASDAVAADILAWLATLPAR; encoded by the coding sequence ATGACCCAACTCTCTTCCCCGCGCCTGGCCGCCATCCTCGCCTGTGCGGCCATCCTGGCCGGTTGCGCCAGCAGCAAAGGCCCGGGCCAGACCAGCTACGACTTCGGTCCGCTCGGCGCGCCCGCATCAAGCCAAGCCACGCCGGCCGCCAGCACCTTCCCGGCCCTCGTGGTGGCCGACGTGACCGGCCCGGCCATGTTGGATAACCAGCGCATGTTCTACCGGCTGATGTATGCCGACGCCCAGCAATCGCGGCCCTATGCCTATAACCAGTGGAGCGCCACGCCGCTGCAGCTGCTGTCGCAGCGCTTCAAGGCGCGCATCGCCCAGGGAGGCGTGAAGGTGCTGTCGACCACCGATGCCAGCGGCGGCGTGCCGCTGCTGCGGCTGGAGGCGGACGAGTTCTCGCAGAACTTCGATGGCGTGGCCCGGAGCAGCGCGACGCTCGTGCTGCGCGCCTCCGTGTTCCGCTCGCATCAGCTGGTGGACCAGCGTACCTTTACCCGTACCTTGCCGGCACCCAGCGCCGATGCACCGGGCGGCGCACGGGCACTGGCAGGGGCGTCGGACGCCGTCGCGGCCGACATCCTGGCCTGGCTGGCCACGCTGCCGGCCCGGTAA
- a CDS encoding MlaD family protein: MENRSHAFMTGIFTLTLLVAAVLFGIWFNRDRVEYAPYLLATSLSVPGLNPQAAVRYRGLEVGKVDTIDFDPNNAGQILVHLSIDPATPITKTTFATLGYQGVTGIAYIQLDDASVGSPRLATNADHPSRIPLRPGLFDQLEKRGQAILSQAEDVTQKLNDLLSPENQKTMLGAFSDVSAAAQEYRALPQRLGPTIDKLPALANKAESAFKSVDLLAQDVTRLSQSLQGPDGAITRISGAVDRTATSVESVVTSAELDTLPSITALTDETRSSMRAVRRTMNTLNDRPQSILFGAPNPTPGPGEPGFAAPTQ; the protein is encoded by the coding sequence ATGGAAAACCGCTCACACGCTTTCATGACGGGTATCTTCACGCTGACGTTGCTGGTCGCGGCCGTCCTGTTCGGCATCTGGTTCAACCGCGACCGCGTCGAATATGCGCCGTACCTGCTGGCCACCAGCCTGTCCGTGCCGGGCCTGAACCCGCAGGCGGCGGTGCGCTACCGCGGCCTGGAGGTCGGCAAGGTCGACACGATCGATTTCGATCCGAATAACGCCGGCCAGATCCTCGTCCACCTGAGCATCGATCCGGCCACGCCGATCACGAAGACGACGTTCGCCACGCTCGGCTACCAGGGCGTGACCGGCATCGCATATATCCAGCTGGACGACGCATCGGTGGGCTCGCCCCGTCTCGCCACCAATGCCGACCATCCGAGCCGCATCCCGCTGCGCCCTGGCCTTTTCGACCAGCTGGAAAAGCGCGGCCAGGCGATCCTGTCGCAGGCCGAGGACGTGACGCAAAAGCTCAACGACCTGCTCAGCCCCGAGAACCAGAAAACCATGCTGGGCGCCTTTTCCGACGTCAGCGCGGCCGCGCAGGAATATCGTGCGTTGCCGCAGCGCCTGGGTCCGACGATCGACAAGCTGCCGGCGCTGGCGAACAAGGCGGAAAGCGCCTTCAAATCGGTGGACCTGCTGGCGCAGGACGTGACGCGGCTGTCGCAAAGCCTGCAAGGTCCGGATGGCGCCATCACCCGCATCTCCGGTGCGGTGGACCGCACCGCGACTTCCGTCGAATCGGTCGTCACCAGCGCGGAACTCGACACGCTGCCGAGCATCACGGCGCTGACGGACGAAACCCGCTCGTCGATGCGCGCCGTGCGCCGCACGATGAACACCCTGAACGACCGCCCGCAAAGCATCCTGTTCGGCGCCCCGAATCCCACGCCGGGCCCGGGTGAACCCGGCTTTGCGGCGCCGACCCAATAA
- a CDS encoding penicillin acylase family protein: protein MDQWLAMGRADSVRSLRAALARIMGLPWVNTVATDRYGNALYIDSSVVPHMATETFLSGCRLFGLPLLFDGSRSACHWGADRRAPPGIFGAESAPWLLRRDYVSNSNDGYWLTNSRQLLTGPGQSRYSPMYGPTHTPQHLRTRLGFVQLDALLAQRSALELADLRDLVFSNRVHAAELVLPDLLAGCAGTVDVTLRAACGVLAAWDRKVELDSRGALLFWQFWLKAVKLPPIWAVPFDAADPVHTPRGVAPDVLPPLLAQLQETAIELTAMGIPLDAPLRDYQVDYRAGIRTALHGGIGDIDGVYNALHMSFPLTPQGYEHVVWGTSYVQLVTFDDAGPVAHGVLVYGQSTDPLSAHYGDQLPLYTSKELLRLPFSENEIRADRNYRRTTLPQK from the coding sequence GTGGACCAATGGCTGGCCATGGGCCGTGCCGACAGCGTACGGTCGCTGCGGGCGGCGCTGGCCCGTATCATGGGCCTGCCGTGGGTGAATACGGTGGCCACCGACCGATATGGCAATGCGCTGTACATCGACAGCAGCGTCGTGCCGCATATGGCAACCGAAACATTCTTGTCCGGCTGCCGGCTGTTTGGCCTGCCGCTGCTGTTCGACGGCTCGCGCAGTGCCTGCCACTGGGGTGCCGATCGCCGTGCGCCGCCAGGCATCTTTGGTGCGGAGAGTGCCCCGTGGCTGCTGCGCCGCGATTACGTGTCGAATTCAAACGACGGCTACTGGCTGACCAACAGCCGTCAGTTGTTGACCGGTCCGGGGCAGTCCCGGTACTCGCCCATGTACGGCCCTACGCATACGCCACAACATCTGCGCACGCGCCTGGGGTTCGTCCAGCTTGACGCGCTGCTGGCACAACGGAGTGCCCTGGAGCTGGCCGACCTGCGCGATCTGGTGTTTTCCAATCGGGTCCACGCGGCGGAACTGGTCCTCCCTGACCTGTTGGCGGGTTGCGCGGGTACTGTCGACGTCACGCTGCGTGCGGCGTGCGGCGTCCTGGCCGCCTGGGACCGCAAGGTTGAGCTGGACAGCAGGGGCGCGCTGCTGTTTTGGCAATTCTGGCTGAAAGCCGTCAAGCTGCCACCCATATGGGCCGTGCCGTTCGATGCCGCCGATCCGGTCCATACGCCGCGCGGGGTGGCGCCGGACGTGTTGCCGCCGCTGCTGGCACAGTTGCAGGAAACCGCAATAGAGCTGACGGCCATGGGCATACCGCTCGACGCACCGCTGCGCGACTATCAGGTCGACTACCGCGCCGGTATCCGCACGGCGCTGCACGGCGGCATCGGCGATATCGATGGGGTGTACAACGCATTGCACATGAGCTTTCCTCTGACACCTCAGGGATATGAGCACGTAGTCTGGGGGACTAGCTATGTCCAGCTGGTCACGTTTGACGATGCGGGGCCGGTCGCACATGGGGTGCTAGTGTATGGCCAGTCGACGGATCCGCTGTCGGCGCATTATGGCGACCAGCTGCCGCTGTACACATCGAAAGAGCTGCTGCGCCTGCCGTTCAGCGAGAATGAAATCCGCGCCGACCGGAACTACCGGCGTACGACGCTGCCCCAGAAATAG
- a CDS encoding MlaE family ABC transporter permease, producing MPIAQEPSLTFQPGGASGTTVTADGTWQVHALAHRKIMKGLSARLDQAQRGGDAHWDLSAIDSMDHIGAQLFWQAWGYKRPASLSLAPGQEEFFKRLEATGKLELPRPRVQHMGWITTLGGGILHFFEHLQGFVRLIGQVTQDLWRFVKSPLRGPWKEISANIFHAGFQALGITALVGFLIGVVLSYLSAQQLRNFGGDIYLVNLLGMSIIRELGPLLAAILVAGRSGSSITAQLGVMRVTEELDAMLVMGISHGFRLVLPKVVALAISMPLLVIWTDTMALIGGMAAAKMELNLSARYFIQKLPDAVPLANYMIGLGKGAVFGMLIALVSCHFGLRIQPNTESLGRGTTTSVVTAITVVILADAVFAIVFNGVGF from the coding sequence ATGCCCATTGCACAAGAGCCAAGCTTAACTTTCCAACCCGGCGGAGCGTCGGGAACCACGGTGACCGCCGACGGGACATGGCAAGTTCACGCACTGGCTCACCGCAAGATCATGAAGGGGTTGTCGGCCCGGCTCGACCAGGCGCAGCGCGGCGGCGACGCCCACTGGGACCTGTCAGCCATCGACAGCATGGATCACATCGGTGCCCAGCTGTTCTGGCAGGCGTGGGGGTATAAACGGCCCGCCTCCCTGAGCCTGGCGCCCGGCCAGGAGGAGTTCTTCAAGCGGCTCGAAGCCACCGGCAAACTGGAACTGCCGCGCCCAAGAGTGCAGCACATGGGCTGGATCACGACGCTGGGTGGCGGCATCCTGCATTTCTTCGAGCACCTGCAGGGCTTCGTGCGACTCATCGGCCAGGTCACGCAGGACCTGTGGCGCTTCGTCAAGAGCCCGCTACGCGGCCCGTGGAAGGAAATCTCGGCCAATATCTTCCATGCCGGCTTCCAGGCCCTGGGGATCACGGCGCTGGTCGGCTTCCTGATCGGCGTCGTGCTGTCGTACCTGTCCGCGCAGCAGCTGCGCAACTTCGGTGGCGACATCTATCTCGTCAACCTGCTGGGCATGAGCATCATCCGCGAACTGGGGCCGCTGCTGGCGGCGATCCTGGTGGCGGGCCGCTCCGGATCGTCGATCACGGCGCAGCTGGGGGTCATGCGCGTGACCGAGGAACTCGATGCGATGCTGGTAATGGGAATTTCGCACGGCTTCCGGCTCGTGCTGCCGAAGGTCGTGGCCCTGGCGATCTCGATGCCGCTGCTCGTCATCTGGACCGATACGATGGCACTGATCGGCGGCATGGCCGCGGCCAAGATGGAACTGAATCTGTCGGCGCGTTACTTCATCCAGAAGCTGCCGGATGCGGTGCCGCTGGCAAACTACATGATCGGCCTCGGTAAAGGCGCCGTGTTCGGCATGCTGATCGCGCTGGTGTCGTGCCACTTTGGCCTGCGCATCCAGCCGAATACGGAAAGCCTGGGGCGCGGCACCACGACCTCCGTCGTCACCGCCATCACGGTCGTCATCCTGGCGGACGCCGTGTTTGCCATCGTGTTCAACGGCGTGGGGTTCTGA